The following are encoded together in the Candidatus Omnitrophota bacterium genome:
- the rfbB gene encoding dTDP-glucose 4,6-dehydratase has product MKIFVTGGAGFIGSHFIKLLVKAHPNGKVINFDLLTYAGGRDNLKEVSSLKNYRFIKGDVRNAQQVKKAMAGCDSVVHFAAETHVDRSIKNANNFIETNILGTHVLLEAARKEKIKRFVHVSTDEVYGSRRKGFFKEEDSLSPSSPYSASKASADLLVKSYFTTYGLPVIITRSSNNFGPNQYPEKVIPLFITRLLKGKKVPLYADGSNIRDWIYVEDNCRAIDLALRKGTIGEIYNIAAENYLTNAFLTKAILRAMKKPISMIQHVQDRPGHDFRYAINCAKIRKLGFSPKISFVEGLGRTISWYGENQSWWKKRNSR; this is encoded by the coding sequence ATGAAGATTTTTGTTACCGGCGGCGCAGGGTTTATTGGCTCTCATTTCATCAAGCTTCTTGTTAAGGCTCATCCCAATGGCAAGGTTATTAACTTTGACCTGTTGACGTATGCTGGCGGACGAGATAATCTCAAAGAAGTTTCATCGTTAAAGAATTATCGTTTTATCAAAGGAGATGTCAGAAACGCCCAGCAAGTTAAAAAGGCAATGGCCGGATGTGACAGTGTTGTCCATTTTGCCGCCGAGACGCATGTCGACCGGTCTATAAAAAATGCGAACAATTTTATCGAGACAAATATTTTGGGAACACATGTTCTTTTAGAAGCGGCCCGGAAGGAAAAGATCAAGCGTTTTGTACATGTGAGTACCGATGAGGTTTACGGCAGCAGGCGAAAAGGGTTTTTCAAAGAAGAAGATTCGCTTTCTCCCAGCAGTCCTTATTCAGCCAGCAAAGCCTCAGCCGACCTCCTCGTTAAGTCATATTTTACAACGTATGGCTTGCCGGTTATTATTACGCGCAGTTCCAATAATTTTGGGCCTAATCAATATCCGGAAAAAGTAATTCCGCTTTTTATTACCCGTTTATTAAAAGGGAAGAAAGTTCCTCTTTATGCGGATGGATCAAATATCCGTGATTGGATCTATGTGGAAGATAATTGCCGGGCGATCGACTTAGCCTTGCGCAAGGGAACAATCGGCGAAATTTACAATATTGCCGCAGAAAATTATTTAACGAATGCTTTTCTGACCAAGGCTATTTTACGGGCCATGAAAAAGCCTATATCTATGATCCAGCATGTTCAAGATCGACCGGGGCATGATTTTCGTTACGCGATCAATTGCGCCAAGATCCGTAAACTTGGATTTAGCCCAAAGATTTCTTTTGTTGAGGGTTTAGGCCGAACAATTTCGTGGTATGGTGAAAATCAATCGTGGTGGAAGAAAAGAAACAGTCGCTAA
- a CDS encoding tetratricopeptide repeat protein codes for MIMKTTLIQKISLIFLGLALSVILLESGLRLSGAAFFYLQERSNKISLQGDSEYRILCLGESTTALGGEYAYPFLLEETLNERSRKIKFKIINKGLPAKDSGDIAAQLEANLAKYKPQAVIVMMGINDDKYDGLAGQDRKAPIRSLAGDLRVYKLAKLLALHVSHKIRFGFKTRPKQYSDIPEDVVPVKEIAVIRFQITQITKNHQLIQEIKKAYEKRGNLAGVEKAQEQEQKLNLALGDLYSELGRWHREREEFLQSESAYQKAIEISPQDAVAYAGLGRCYKVQRKFDQAITVFEKAIALDPELFWARLELGRCNNEVGNHEKAIVVYRDLLKIDPNNFWAYGEMGQWLKIQGQNAQAKEAFLRSLEINPQNHWVYQQLGSLYEEEQQYAKAESLYLKAIALNPKDVRLYEYLIRCYERQGKSDLAKEYAEKSKVTSSRTYNSFTVKHYLDIVDRILRSRVKLICMQYPLRDILPLKEMLGQKRNIIFVENKEVFEKALKTGRYDEYFVDQFAGDFGHCTRKGNQLIADRLADVILEKLAQ; via the coding sequence ATGATCATGAAAACAACATTGATCCAGAAAATATCCCTCATTTTTTTAGGCCTAGCTTTATCCGTTATTCTTTTGGAGTCAGGATTGCGCTTAAGCGGCGCGGCATTCTTTTATCTGCAGGAGCGGTCAAATAAGATTTCTCTTCAAGGTGACAGCGAATATCGTATTTTATGCTTAGGAGAATCAACAACAGCCTTAGGCGGAGAATATGCCTATCCTTTTTTGCTTGAAGAAACTCTCAATGAAAGAAGCAGAAAAATTAAATTTAAAATTATCAATAAGGGACTTCCGGCTAAAGACTCGGGCGATATCGCCGCGCAGCTCGAAGCCAATTTGGCCAAGTACAAACCGCAGGCAGTCATTGTGATGATGGGGATCAATGATGACAAATATGACGGCCTTGCCGGCCAGGACAGAAAAGCACCAATTCGTTCTCTTGCGGGAGACCTGCGTGTTTATAAACTTGCCAAGCTTCTCGCATTGCACGTATCTCATAAAATTAGATTTGGATTTAAGACGAGGCCAAAGCAATATTCCGACATTCCGGAAGATGTTGTGCCAGTTAAAGAGATCGCGGTCATTCGTTTCCAAATAACGCAGATAACAAAGAACCATCAATTAATTCAAGAGATCAAAAAGGCTTATGAAAAACGCGGAAATTTGGCAGGTGTTGAGAAAGCGCAAGAACAAGAGCAGAAGCTTAATCTTGCCCTGGGAGATCTTTATTCAGAGTTAGGGCGCTGGCATCGGGAGCGTGAAGAATTCCTCCAGTCTGAAAGTGCTTATCAAAAAGCGATCGAGATCAGCCCGCAAGATGCGGTTGCCTATGCGGGCTTGGGCCGTTGTTATAAGGTTCAAAGAAAATTTGATCAAGCAATAACGGTCTTTGAAAAAGCGATCGCGCTTGATCCGGAATTATTTTGGGCTCGCCTTGAATTAGGCCGATGCAATAACGAAGTGGGAAATCATGAAAAGGCCATTGTGGTTTATCGCGATTTACTAAAAATAGATCCAAATAACTTTTGGGCGTACGGCGAAATGGGCCAATGGCTAAAGATTCAGGGGCAAAACGCCCAAGCTAAAGAAGCTTTCTTGAGGTCTCTTGAGATCAATCCGCAAAATCACTGGGTCTATCAACAGCTCGGTTCTCTTTACGAGGAGGAACAGCAATATGCGAAAGCAGAAAGCCTTTATTTAAAAGCGATCGCGCTGAATCCCAAAGATGTGCGTCTTTATGAATATTTGATTCGATGTTACGAAAGACAAGGAAAATCCGATTTAGCCAAAGAATATGCCGAAAAAAGCAAAGTGACATCTTCTCGGACGTATAATTCATTCACCGTCAAACATTATCTCGACATTGTCGACCGCATTTTACGCAGTAGGGTGAAACTGATCTGTATGCAGTATCCTTTGCGCGATATCCTGCCGTTGAAGGAAATGTTAGGTCAGAAACGTAATATAATCTTTGTTGAAAATAAAGAAGTATTTGAGAAAGCCTTAAAAACAGGGCGTTATGATGAGTATTTTGTGGATCAATTTGCCGGAGATTTTGGGCATTGTACGCGTAAGGGTAATCAGCTGATCGCTGATCGGTTGGCGGATGTTATTTTAGAAAAACTAGCCCAGTAG
- a CDS encoding UDP-glucose/GDP-mannose dehydrogenase family protein, which yields MVLIKEKPDRKQENKNVNIAIVGSGYVGLVTGVCLAEIGHKVICVDNDREKIASLKKLKMPIFEPGLEELLKRNVERKRLSFNSSIAEAAKRSTVIFIAVGTPSKENGDADLTYVENVAREIARSMDSYKLVVEKSTVPAATGKRIERTIRLNMPKKNIYGFDVASNPEFLREGSAVHDFMNPDRIVIGVESQRAESILRDIYKPLKSAHVIVTDINSAEMIKHASNSFLATKISFINAVGQICDRVGADVLKVAEGMGYDKRIGREFLNAGIGFGGSCFPKDVDAFIRLSEKSGYDFTILKAVREVNAEQKRSFLKLIEDKLWILKGKTIGVLGLAFKPETDDMRNASSVEIIEVLQAEGAKIKAYDPQAVEKAKEVLKGVSFCKDVYKTADGCDCLLLLTEWSEFKRIDYGKLKRAVKQPVIFDGRNFLNKEAAQKAGFEYFGVGRGGV from the coding sequence ATGGTTTTAATAAAAGAAAAGCCGGATCGCAAGCAGGAGAATAAAAACGTGAATATTGCTATTGTTGGTTCAGGATATGTTGGCCTGGTGACCGGAGTTTGCTTGGCGGAGATAGGGCATAAAGTTATTTGCGTGGATAATGACCGCGAAAAGATTGCTTCGCTCAAAAAGCTTAAAATGCCGATTTTTGAGCCAGGATTAGAAGAGCTTTTAAAACGTAATGTTGAACGTAAGCGCTTAAGTTTTAATTCATCAATTGCCGAGGCCGCCAAGCGTTCCACGGTTATTTTTATTGCGGTGGGGACTCCTTCCAAGGAAAATGGCGATGCCGACTTAACCTATGTCGAAAATGTCGCTCGGGAAATCGCGCGTAGTATGGATAGTTATAAGCTTGTCGTTGAGAAATCCACTGTTCCGGCGGCCACCGGAAAGCGCATTGAGCGCACCATTCGCCTCAATATGCCTAAAAAAAATATTTACGGATTTGACGTCGCTTCCAATCCCGAATTCTTGCGCGAAGGATCCGCGGTCCATGATTTTATGAACCCTGATCGGATCGTTATCGGCGTTGAATCTCAAAGAGCAGAATCAATTTTGCGAGATATTTACAAACCCCTTAAAAGCGCTCATGTTATCGTCACGGATATCAATTCGGCGGAAATGATCAAACACGCCTCAAATTCTTTCCTGGCGACAAAGATTTCTTTTATTAACGCGGTAGGGCAAATTTGCGACCGGGTTGGAGCGGATGTTTTAAAAGTAGCTGAAGGCATGGGCTATGATAAAAGGATCGGCCGGGAATTTCTAAATGCCGGTATCGGTTTTGGTGGAAGCTGTTTTCCTAAAGATGTGGACGCCTTTATCCGTCTAAGCGAAAAAAGCGGCTATGATTTTACGATCCTAAAGGCTGTCCGCGAAGTCAATGCTGAGCAAAAGAGATCTTTTCTTAAATTGATCGAAGACAAATTATGGATCTTAAAAGGAAAGACCATCGGCGTTTTAGGGTTAGCTTTTAAGCCGGAAACAGATGATATGCGCAATGCCTCTTCGGTGGAGATCATTGAGGTTTTGCAGGCAGAAGGGGCGAAGATAAAAGCTTATGACCCTCAAGCGGTCGAAAAAGCAAAAGAAGTTTTAAAAGGCGTTTCTTTCTGCAAGGATGTTTACAAAACAGCCGATGGTTGTGATTGTCTTTTGCTTTTGACCGAATGGAGTGAATTTAAAAGAATAGATTATGGAAAATTGAAAAGGGCTGTCAAACAGCCTGTTATTTTTGACGGAAGGAATTTCTTAAATAAAGAAGCGGCTCAAAAAGCGGGATTTGAATATTTTGGCGTAGGGCGAGGGGGAGTATGA
- a CDS encoding UDP-glucuronic acid decarboxylase family protein, which yields MSKQKKTILITGGAGFLGSHLCDRFISSGFKVLCVDNLITGSKDNIKHLLDNKSFEFVHHDVSKPLHIEGAVHYVLHFASPASPVDYLNFPIPTLKVGALGTHNALGLAKAKKAKFLLASTSEVYGDPLVHPQKETYWGHVNPIGPRGVYDEAKRFAEAITMAYRRVHKIDTKIVRIFNTYGPRMRMLDGRVVPNFIYQMLHNKPLTVYGNGKQTRSFCYVSDLVEGITRLLFSKLPGPVNIGNPNEFTILEFAKLIVKFSKAKAKIVYKPLPIDDPKQRRPDIALAKTKLGWQPKIGLEDGIKETVQWFKDHSRPLA from the coding sequence ATGTCAAAACAGAAAAAAACGATATTGATCACCGGCGGGGCGGGATTTTTAGGAAGTCATTTATGCGACCGTTTTATTTCATCCGGATTTAAGGTCTTGTGCGTTGATAATTTGATCACCGGTTCCAAGGACAATATTAAACATCTGTTGGATAACAAGAGCTTTGAATTTGTTCATCATGATGTTTCAAAGCCTCTTCATATCGAGGGAGCTGTTCATTATGTCCTGCATTTTGCGTCACCGGCAAGCCCGGTTGACTATCTCAATTTTCCTATCCCAACACTTAAGGTTGGCGCGTTAGGGACACATAATGCATTAGGGCTGGCAAAAGCGAAGAAAGCAAAGTTCCTTTTAGCGTCGACGTCAGAGGTTTATGGCGATCCGCTGGTTCATCCGCAAAAAGAGACTTACTGGGGACACGTTAATCCCATCGGCCCGCGCGGAGTTTATGATGAAGCCAAGCGGTTTGCCGAAGCCATTACCATGGCATATCGGCGCGTTCACAAAATCGATACTAAGATCGTCCGGATCTTTAATACCTATGGCCCTCGCATGCGTATGCTTGACGGACGTGTTGTCCCGAATTTTATATACCAAATGTTGCACAACAAGCCGCTAACTGTTTATGGCAATGGTAAGCAAACCAGGTCGTTTTGTTATGTCTCTGACTTGGTTGAAGGGATCACTCGGCTTTTGTTTTCTAAACTTCCCGGCCCAGTTAATATCGGTAATCCTAACGAGTTTACTATTTTAGAATTTGCCAAACTGATAGTAAAGTTTTCTAAGGCTAAAGCCAAGATCGTTTATAAACCGCTTCCTATCGATGATCCCAAGCAGCGTCGGCCGGACATTGCCCTGGCGAAAACAAAACTTGGTTGGCAACCCAAGATCGGTCTGGAAGACGGAATAAAAGAAACGGTACAGTGGTTTAAAGATCACAGCCGGCCGTTAGCTTAG
- a CDS encoding dTDP-4-dehydrorhamnose 3,5-epimerase family protein encodes MIKGVSIKSLKIIADQRGRLMEMLRCDDNLLESFGQVYFTTAFPGVIKAWHYHRYQDDNFVCILGKVKVALYDPRENSPTKGEVNEFYLSLDEPKLVHIPKMVYHGFKCVSKTEAMVINTVTKAYDHQNPDEFRADAFDANISYDWNKD; translated from the coding sequence ATGATCAAAGGTGTCAGCATTAAATCGCTCAAGATCATTGCTGATCAACGCGGTCGATTAATGGAAATGCTTCGTTGCGACGATAATCTTCTAGAATCTTTCGGCCAGGTTTATTTTACCACGGCTTTTCCGGGCGTTATCAAGGCTTGGCACTATCATCGCTACCAAGACGACAACTTTGTTTGTATTCTGGGAAAAGTCAAAGTTGCCCTTTATGACCCGCGAGAAAATTCTCCTACCAAGGGTGAAGTAAATGAGTTTTACTTGAGCTTGGACGAGCCCAAGTTAGTTCACATCCCTAAAATGGTTTACCATGGATTTAAATGTGTCAGCAAGACTGAAGCCATGGTCATTAATACCGTTACTAAAGCGTATGATCATCAAAATCCCGACGAATTTAGAGCTGATGCCTTTGATGCGAATATTTCTTATGATTGGAATAAGGACTAA
- a CDS encoding nucleotide sugar dehydrogenase: protein MSKILLEKIQHKKANIAIVGLGYVGLPLAVNFAKAGFKVFGLDSDHDRVKRLQEKKSYILDIPSTLVSKLIAKNRFKPSNDFRLLASSDVIIICVPTPLKRKYTPDISFILKAVRTIRQFLRKDMLIVLESTTYPGTTEELICPELEKSGLKAERDFFLAFSPERIDPGNKKYPVTRIPKIVGGLSSVSGELAQALYRQIIRNVHSVSSARAAEMTKLLENSFRIVNVGWINEIAMMCHKLGIDIWEVIDAAKTKPFGFMPFYPGLGVGGHCIPDDPIYLYWKAKLHGFSSKFIKLAADINSHMPLFALHRIEDILRKQGKALNKSKVLVVGATYKKNVKDLRKSPPLTLIELLQKAKCNVKYFDPIVPYLKIGTIDLRSVILNKDTLSQFDCVVIAVDHDGVDYSLILKCSKNIFDIRNIYQKEKSSKIIKF, encoded by the coding sequence ATGAGTAAAATCTTGCTCGAAAAAATTCAGCATAAAAAAGCTAATATCGCGATTGTGGGATTAGGTTATGTGGGGCTCCCTTTGGCGGTTAATTTTGCCAAAGCCGGTTTTAAAGTTTTTGGCTTAGACAGCGATCATGACCGTGTCAAAAGGCTTCAAGAAAAAAAGAGCTATATCTTAGATATTCCGTCGACGCTTGTATCAAAGTTGATCGCAAAAAATCGATTTAAACCCTCTAATGATTTTCGTCTTTTGGCATCTTCGGATGTTATCATTATTTGTGTTCCCACGCCGTTAAAGCGTAAATATACGCCGGATATTTCTTTCATTTTAAAAGCCGTGCGCACTATTCGGCAGTTTTTAAGAAAAGATATGCTGATCGTTCTGGAAAGTACAACCTATCCCGGAACGACCGAAGAGCTTATCTGTCCTGAATTAGAAAAAAGCGGGCTCAAGGCCGAGCGGGATTTCTTTTTGGCGTTTTCTCCGGAGCGCATTGATCCCGGCAATAAGAAATATCCGGTAACGCGCATTCCGAAGATCGTTGGGGGCTTAAGCAGTGTCTCCGGCGAACTGGCGCAAGCGTTATACCGCCAAATTATTAGAAATGTGCATTCAGTCTCATCGGCACGCGCGGCAGAAATGACCAAGCTTTTGGAAAATTCTTTTCGCATTGTTAATGTCGGCTGGATCAATGAGATCGCTATGATGTGCCATAAGCTTGGTATTGATATTTGGGAAGTGATTGATGCGGCGAAAACAAAGCCGTTTGGTTTTATGCCGTTTTATCCGGGTTTGGGCGTCGGAGGGCACTGTATTCCCGATGATCCGATCTATTTGTATTGGAAAGCTAAACTGCATGGATTTTCATCTAAATTCATAAAACTTGCCGCTGACATTAATTCCCATATGCCGCTTTTTGCTTTGCATCGAATTGAGGATATCCTTCGAAAGCAGGGGAAAGCTTTAAATAAATCTAAGGTTTTGGTTGTGGGCGCTACTTATAAAAAGAACGTAAAAGACTTGCGGAAATCTCCGCCGCTGACCCTCATTGAACTTCTGCAGAAGGCAAAGTGCAACGTGAAATATTTTGACCCCATTGTTCCGTATTTAAAAATTGGGACGATCGACCTGAGATCGGTCATTTTGAACAAAGATACCTTATCTCAATTTGATTGTGTTGTTATTGCCGTTGATCATGATGGCGTTGATTACTCTTTGATCTTAAAGTGTTCCAAGAATATCTTTGATATCCGAAATATTTATCAAAAAGAAAAAAGTTCTAAAATCATTAAATTTTAA
- a CDS encoding sugar phosphate nucleotidyltransferase: MKGVILAGGLGTRLEPLTRVTNKHLLPVYNQPMIYYPIRTLVDAGITKILIVTGGNNAGDFLKLLGNGEEFGIHDIHYAYQQGEGGIADALRLAENFIGKDRFVVMLGDNVIDVSIRPYVKEFSKQKTGARILVKKVPDPKRFGVVRFNGDKITAIVEKPKNPPSDYIVTGIYMYDSLVFNFIRKLKPSKRGELEITDVNNMYLKKNELRFNILEGNWTDCGTFASLYRANRLMAKKFPQNPNL, from the coding sequence ATGAAAGGTGTTATTTTAGCCGGTGGCTTGGGAACGCGGTTGGAACCGCTCACGCGAGTTACTAACAAGCATCTTTTGCCTGTTTATAATCAACCGATGATCTATTATCCCATTCGAACACTTGTTGACGCCGGGATCACAAAGATTTTGATCGTTACCGGCGGCAATAATGCGGGGGATTTCTTAAAGCTTTTAGGTAACGGAGAAGAATTCGGTATTCATGACATTCATTATGCCTATCAACAAGGTGAAGGCGGCATTGCCGATGCGCTTCGCTTGGCGGAGAACTTCATCGGCAAAGACCGGTTTGTTGTTATGCTAGGAGATAATGTTATTGATGTTTCCATTCGGCCTTACGTGAAAGAATTTTCTAAGCAAAAAACAGGTGCTCGGATCTTAGTTAAAAAGGTTCCTGATCCTAAGCGTTTTGGTGTTGTGCGCTTCAACGGCGATAAAATTACCGCCATTGTCGAAAAGCCGAAAAATCCTCCCTCGGATTATATCGTGACCGGTATTTATATGTATGACAGCTTAGTTTTTAATTTTATTCGAAAATTGAAGCCTTCTAAGCGCGGTGAATTAGAAATCACAGATGTCAATAATATGTATCTTAAGAAAAATGAGCTTCGGTTTAATATCTTAGAGGGCAATTGGACGGATTGCGGCACGTTTGCATCACTTTATCGCGCCAATCGCCTGATGGCGAAGAAATTTCCCCAAAATCCCAATCTGTGA
- a CDS encoding tetratricopeptide repeat protein, whose product MPQTTLRQKLFLICFGLFLAIAFLEIALRIGGFAFLFFQESLNRASACGNGEYRILCLGESTTALGGAHAYPRQLEEILNAKNPSVRFSVINKGVPAMNTYDIVSYLETWIDEYHPKMIVTMMGINDSSDTLRFKAQEKNLQRSFLDGLKVYKLARLIWSHAEHKKEELIMETLERKVKDFEKKISLSPSSEKYMELGRMYKMVQKFDKEKEAYLRAIELDGNNAQAYFYLGLYYREWADYKKGEDAFKKVIELGKLSDEHQFVATYQLANCYKMQAKYSQAENLYKRILAVVPDNLEIYGNLADVYLEQQRYHEAELMYQKQLETNPENVWVYGKIAYCYRKNAKEDLLEDLFKKAIDANPESVQVPVWILELGFILQENNKPEEAQKVFQDLFLRLTSGQFSGSSADIYARLASYYESQGKKDLANQLINLRQKRLVKHDSPTMSNYQQLKEIVLKKGIKLICAQYPLRDIALLRKDLSSTGIIFVDNRAVFQDAVNKNGYDQYFYDRFAGDFGHCTAQGNKLLAENISKAILKNIK is encoded by the coding sequence ATGCCTCAAACTACTTTAAGACAAAAGTTATTCCTTATATGTTTCGGCCTTTTCTTAGCTATTGCTTTCCTTGAAATAGCTTTAAGGATCGGCGGATTTGCTTTTCTGTTCTTTCAGGAAAGCCTTAACCGTGCTTCTGCCTGCGGCAACGGAGAATACCGGATCCTTTGTCTGGGAGAATCTACCACGGCTTTGGGCGGCGCGCACGCGTATCCTCGGCAATTAGAAGAAATCCTCAATGCCAAAAATCCTTCCGTTCGTTTTTCCGTTATCAATAAAGGTGTCCCGGCGATGAATACATACGATATCGTTTCGTATTTGGAAACCTGGATCGACGAATATCATCCAAAGATGATCGTTACGATGATGGGCATTAATGACTCTTCGGATACCTTGCGATTTAAAGCTCAAGAGAAAAATCTGCAGAGGTCTTTCTTGGATGGATTGAAGGTTTATAAGTTGGCTAGGTTGATCTGGTCTCATGCGGAGCACAAAAAAGAGGAATTGATTATGGAAACATTGGAGAGAAAAGTCAAAGATTTTGAAAAAAAGATCTCTCTGTCTCCATCATCAGAAAAATACATGGAATTAGGGCGTATGTATAAAATGGTCCAAAAGTTCGACAAGGAGAAAGAAGCTTATTTAAGAGCAATCGAGCTGGATGGCAATAATGCGCAAGCCTACTTTTATTTAGGCCTTTATTATCGTGAATGGGCGGATTACAAAAAAGGTGAAGACGCGTTTAAAAAAGTCATCGAATTGGGAAAGCTCTCGGATGAACATCAGTTCGTGGCAACGTATCAATTAGCAAACTGCTATAAAATGCAGGCGAAATATTCTCAAGCCGAAAATCTTTATAAGCGGATCTTGGCTGTTGTTCCGGATAATTTAGAGATTTACGGTAATTTGGCCGATGTTTATTTAGAACAGCAAAGATATCATGAAGCAGAACTGATGTACCAAAAACAACTGGAAACTAATCCTGAAAATGTTTGGGTTTACGGCAAGATAGCCTATTGTTATCGGAAAAACGCCAAAGAAGATCTCCTGGAGGATTTATTTAAAAAAGCCATTGATGCTAATCCCGAATCTGTACAGGTTCCGGTCTGGATTTTGGAACTAGGTTTTATTTTGCAGGAAAATAATAAACCGGAAGAAGCGCAAAAAGTTTTTCAGGATCTTTTTTTGAGGTTAACGTCCGGGCAGTTTTCCGGTTCGTCGGCCGATATCTATGCGCGGCTGGCTTCCTATTATGAGTCTCAGGGAAAGAAAGATTTGGCAAACCAATTGATCAATTTACGGCAGAAAAGGCTGGTCAAACATGATTCTCCAACGATGTCCAACTACCAACAATTAAAAGAAATTGTCCTTAAAAAAGGAATAAAGCTTATCTGCGCTCAGTATCCTTTGCGCGATATTGCGCTATTGAGAAAAGATCTATCTTCCACGGGAATTATTTTTGTTGATAATCGGGCAGTTTTTCAGGACGCTGTTAACAAAAACGGATATGACCAGTATTTCTACGATCGTTTTGCCGGTGATTTTGGCCATTGCACGGCCCAGGGAAATAAATTATTGGCTGAAAATATTTCTAAAGCCATACTAAAAAATATTAAATAA